Proteins from one Mycobacterium sp. SMC-2 genomic window:
- a CDS encoding cytochrome P450, protein MNALDTDELEFTSLIDLGWWQDHPDERTALYRRLRDAGRPVFVPIGRKGKGFWAVGTHADIVDISRRPGDFCSGQGTQIFDQTPEMREYRGSIIDMDDPEHMRIRKIVSRGFTPRMLSELRGLVEHTTAEILDAMPASGDCDFVTDFAILLPLRIIDTMLGVPREHEQFILQSTNVILGASDPEYVPEQSVAGIEAAVTETSVKMIDLLKGIAEDRIANPTNDVISKLVTSEEENLTPQELAKFFILLVGAGNETTRNALTHGLHILTHHPDQRDRLLSDYDALAPRAVEEILRYGSPVIHMRRTVTADGVTLASGSHTFSKGDRVVMWYGAANRDPAAFDEPEVFDITRTPNNHLAFGGPGPHFCLGAHLARLELNVALKMIYDRYPDIRTVGEPVMLRSNFVNGIKHLNATYTP, encoded by the coding sequence GTGAACGCGCTCGACACCGACGAACTGGAATTCACCTCGCTCATCGACCTGGGGTGGTGGCAGGACCACCCCGACGAACGCACCGCGCTGTATCGCCGACTTCGTGACGCCGGCAGGCCGGTCTTCGTGCCGATCGGGCGGAAAGGCAAGGGATTCTGGGCGGTCGGTACCCACGCCGACATCGTTGACATCAGCCGTCGCCCTGGGGACTTCTGTTCGGGCCAGGGCACCCAGATCTTCGACCAGACACCGGAGATGCGGGAGTACCGCGGCTCGATCATCGACATGGATGACCCAGAGCACATGCGGATCCGCAAGATTGTGTCCCGCGGCTTCACCCCGCGCATGCTCTCGGAACTGCGCGGCCTGGTCGAACACACCACCGCGGAGATCCTCGATGCGATGCCCGCGTCGGGCGACTGCGATTTCGTCACTGACTTCGCGATCCTGCTGCCCTTGCGGATCATCGACACCATGCTCGGTGTGCCGCGCGAGCACGAGCAGTTCATTCTCCAGTCCACCAACGTGATTTTGGGGGCCTCGGACCCGGAATATGTGCCCGAACAAAGCGTGGCCGGTATCGAGGCCGCCGTCACCGAGACAAGTGTCAAGATGATTGACCTGCTCAAGGGGATCGCCGAGGACCGCATCGCCAACCCCACCAACGATGTGATCAGCAAGCTGGTCACCTCGGAGGAGGAGAACCTCACTCCGCAGGAGCTGGCGAAGTTCTTCATCCTGCTGGTGGGGGCGGGTAACGAGACCACGCGTAATGCGTTGACCCACGGTCTGCACATCCTGACCCACCACCCCGATCAGCGTGACAGGCTACTCAGCGACTACGACGCGCTCGCCCCCCGGGCGGTCGAGGAGATTCTGCGTTACGGCAGCCCGGTGATCCATATGCGCCGAACCGTGACCGCCGACGGGGTGACGCTGGCATCCGGTTCTCACACTTTCAGCAAGGGCGACCGGGTGGTGATGTGGTACGGGGCGGCCAACCGCGATCCGGCGGCCTTCGACGAACCGGAGGTCTTTGACATCACCCGCACCCCGAACAATCACCTGGCCTTCGGTGGTCCCGGACCGCATTTCTGCCTGGGTGCACACCTGGCCCGGCTGGAGCTCAACGTGGCGTTGAAGATGATCTACGACCGCTACCCCGACATCAGAACAGTCGGCGAACCCGTGATGCTGCGCTCCAACTTCGTCAACGGCATCAAGCACCTGAACGCGACGTACACGCCATGA
- a CDS encoding enoyl-CoA hydratase/isomerase family protein, translating into MTTTILSDVADGVMTITLNRPDAANALRPADRDALIALLAAADSDERARVVVLRATGKHFCSGADVNTLQDRRQTVDKRVLDPMRRIMNGAQKLVAGILDCNKPVIAVVQGAAAGLGAHMAYASDLVIAAENAYFAESFVKRGLAVDGGGCYLLPRRIGMQKAKEMAFFGEKLGAAEALALGLVNRVVPVEELDAVVADFAGRLATAPTSAIALTKRLLNGSPDCDRSAAFTAEAMAQEIQSYSHDSQEGVQAFVEKRPTRYTGW; encoded by the coding sequence ATGACCACCACCATCCTGTCCGACGTCGCCGATGGTGTCATGACCATCACGCTCAACCGGCCGGATGCAGCCAACGCGTTGCGACCCGCCGACCGCGACGCCCTCATCGCGCTGTTGGCGGCCGCTGACTCCGACGAGCGGGCACGCGTTGTGGTGTTGCGCGCCACCGGGAAACATTTCTGCTCCGGCGCCGATGTGAACACGTTGCAGGACCGCCGTCAGACGGTCGACAAACGGGTACTGGATCCGATGCGGCGCATCATGAACGGCGCACAGAAGCTGGTGGCCGGCATCTTGGACTGCAACAAACCGGTCATTGCCGTGGTGCAGGGCGCCGCCGCCGGACTCGGCGCCCACATGGCCTACGCCAGCGATTTGGTCATCGCGGCCGAGAACGCCTACTTCGCAGAATCTTTCGTCAAGCGGGGCCTTGCCGTCGACGGTGGTGGCTGCTACCTGCTGCCTCGGCGCATCGGCATGCAGAAAGCCAAGGAGATGGCGTTCTTTGGGGAAAAGCTGGGTGCTGCCGAGGCGTTGGCCCTGGGCCTGGTGAACCGGGTGGTGCCGGTCGAGGAACTCGACGCCGTGGTAGCCGACTTCGCCGGCCGACTGGCCACGGCGCCCACCAGCGCGATCGCGCTCACCAAGCGCCTGCTCAACGGCTCCCCCGACTGCGACCGCAGCGCCGCATTCACCGCCGAGGCGATGGCCCAGGAGATCCAGTCGTATTCGCATGACTCCCAAGAGGGTGTGCAGGCTTTTGTCGAGAAACGCCCGACCCGCTACACGGGGTGGTGA
- a CDS encoding Zn-ribbon domain-containing OB-fold protein, giving the protein MARADIPVIDPASAPYWQAAREGRLLIAHCRACATVHHYPRPFCPHCWSEDVVPVQASGSGTLYTYSTVYVNDLPPFCDRVPYVAGIVELAEGPRVMTMIEGVPDEQLRIGMAVTAEFRPVDDQDPDSPYLTVFTASKEDE; this is encoded by the coding sequence ATGGCCCGTGCCGACATCCCGGTGATCGACCCGGCCAGCGCACCGTATTGGCAGGCTGCGCGGGAGGGTCGGCTGCTGATCGCGCACTGCCGCGCCTGCGCGACGGTGCACCACTACCCGCGGCCGTTTTGCCCACATTGCTGGAGCGAGGACGTCGTTCCGGTCCAGGCCAGCGGTAGCGGCACCCTGTACACGTATTCGACGGTGTACGTCAACGACCTCCCGCCGTTCTGCGACCGGGTGCCCTATGTCGCGGGCATTGTCGAACTTGCCGAGGGGCCGCGGGTGATGACGATGATCGAGGGTGTTCCCGACGAACAGCTCCGCATCGGAATGGCGGTCACCGCTGAATTCCGGCCCGTCGACGACCAGGATCCGGACAGCCCCTATCTGACGGTCTTCACCGCAAGCAAGGAGGACGAGTGA
- a CDS encoding SDR family NAD(P)-dependent oxidoreductase, translating to MRGLLDGKVALVTGAGHGIGRGHALELAKHGATVIVNDLGTSLAGEGSGKVADEVVQIIESRGGEAVSDFSDVGDEQQVELAVERAYSQLGRLDILVNNAGIVRDKAIWNMTVEDFDLVMRVHVRGSWLTSRAVTRQWRAESKAKDGAKVYGRIINTTSGAGLHGHFGQTNYSAAKAAIVGLTQTLSLELASIGATANVISPGGRTRMSASMPGAAAAIEADERAEDEFDPKDPSLGSPVVAWLASPEAGHISGQVIRALGENIQLLKGWHPVATVSSGQKRWDANKLGVIMATDVFGTRNPGLRLGG from the coding sequence GTGAGAGGACTACTCGACGGAAAGGTTGCGTTGGTCACCGGCGCCGGACACGGCATCGGTCGTGGGCATGCGCTGGAGTTGGCCAAGCACGGCGCGACGGTGATCGTCAACGACCTGGGCACCTCATTGGCCGGTGAGGGGAGTGGAAAGGTCGCCGACGAGGTGGTGCAGATCATCGAAAGCCGAGGCGGCGAGGCGGTTTCGGATTTCAGCGACGTCGGCGACGAACAGCAGGTCGAGCTCGCGGTCGAACGCGCCTACTCCCAGCTGGGTCGGCTCGACATCCTCGTGAACAATGCGGGGATCGTCCGCGATAAGGCGATCTGGAACATGACCGTCGAGGACTTCGACCTCGTGATGCGGGTGCATGTTCGGGGCAGCTGGCTGACCAGCCGCGCGGTAACCCGACAATGGCGTGCGGAGTCGAAGGCCAAGGATGGCGCCAAGGTGTATGGCCGGATCATCAACACCACCTCGGGAGCCGGCCTGCACGGACACTTCGGGCAGACCAACTACAGTGCGGCCAAGGCAGCGATCGTTGGCCTGACGCAGACCCTGAGTCTGGAACTGGCCTCGATCGGCGCCACCGCCAACGTCATCAGCCCCGGTGGCCGTACGCGGATGTCCGCGTCGATGCCCGGAGCTGCGGCGGCGATCGAAGCCGACGAACGCGCCGAGGACGAGTTCGACCCCAAGGACCCGTCGCTGGGCTCGCCGGTGGTGGCGTGGCTGGCAAGTCCGGAAGCCGGCCACATAAGCGGACAAGTCATCCGCGCGCTCGGGGAGAACATCCAGTTACTTAAGGGCTGGCATCCGGTCGCGACGGTCTCTAGCGGCCAGAAGCGCTGGGACGCAAACAAGCTCGGTGTGATCATGGCGACTGATGTGTTCGGCACCCGGAATCCGGGACTGCGGCTCGGCGGCTGA